The DNA segment TGGCCAGCTCGACCATCAGGCCGAATTCCGCGAGCCGGTCCAGTTCGCGGATGCGGGCTCTCTCCAGCGCCGTGCTGCCAAGCATCGGCGGCTCCGGGTACAATTCCTCGAGATATTCGATGATGACGAGAGATTCGCGGATCACCGTGCCGTCGTCCAACTCCAGGAAGGGCACCACGGCGAGCGGATTCTTGGCCAGCATTTCGGGCGTGCGGAGCTGGTGGTTCATGACGTCCACCTGCACCAATTCGAGCGCTATCCCCTTCTCGGCCGCATATATGCGGACCTTCTGCGGATTGGGCGCGGCGAAATTATACAGCTTCATGTGGTCTCCCCTTCCCTTGTCCCGCAGGGAAACACGGATCGACCGCGCGGGGCAACGGTCCGCGCGGCGTCATCGAGGAGCAACCTGATCAGATGCTGGTGCCGGCTCGTTCGGCGGATTTGGCCCGCGCGGCATCCTTGTCCGTGAAATACAGCGCATTGATTTCAATGAAATCCTTTGCTGCCGGCGGAATCTCGTGATCGGCGAAAATCGCGCCCACGGGACACGCGGAAACGCAGACGCCACAATCGATGCACTGCTCCGGCTCGATATAGACCATGCGGTCCTCATCTTCCTGGTAGATGCAGTCTACCGGACAGACCTCGATGCAGGACATGTCCTTCACGTCGATGCAGGCGTTGCTGATTACGTAAGTCATTGTTCTCCCGAGCCTCAAGCTTGCTTGGCCGACCCGGCACGGTCGGCTCGCTATTTCATCTTCCCGCGACCTTATTGTAACACCTAGGCGGCAAAGCCCCAGACCCGAAATTCGCCCGGTGGCGGCACGCTGAGGCGGTTGCTTCCCCGTACGACGCGGTGTCGTTCCGACGCGCGCATTACGCTCGCGGGACCCGGTCAAGTCAAGCATGACTTTATCCGGCGTTGCTATGGGGCTGGGCAAGATGTAACGTGCGCTTGGGGAAAAGTCAGACATGAACGGGGATTGCAGATGAATACGGAACCCTTTGCGGCGGTATTCGCGCGCGCGCTTGGCGCCGATGCCGGGGATTTGACGGAAAAGGCAGCGGACGGCGACTTCCAGGATATCTTTCCCCTGATGCCGGTGGGTGAACGAGTCGACATGGGCTCGGCGCCCGATGGCACCCCGCTGATCGATCCCCGCATTTTCTTCTCGGCAGAGTTCCGCCGCAACCCGTGGCCCTATTACCGGCTGATGCGCGATCATTATCCGGTCTACTTCAACCAGCTGAACAACACCTATTACGTCACCCGGTACGACGACATGACCGAGTGCTATTTCGACGACATCGGTTTCAACACGATACCGAAGGGATCGTCGAACGGCGTGCTGGGCAACGTCACCCATGAACTGAGCGGCGTCGAACATCGCCGCCGGCGCAACCTGTTCGGCCAGCATCTTGTCGGCAAGGCGCTGGAGAACCGCGTGCCCGCGATCGAGCGCCTGGCGCAGGAGATGATCGACGACTGGGCCAGCGTGGATGCGCCGTGGTGCATTACCAACGGCAACGTCCGGACCATCGAACTGGGCCAGGCCTTCGCCGATGCGTTCCCCGTCCGGGTCGTCTGCGACGTGCTGGGCTTTCCCAAGGAAGCACGCGGCAACTTCGTCTACTGGTACAATTCCATCATGGGCGGTCTCGGCGCCTCGGAAACCCACAAGCAGGGCATGGAAGCGCGCCAGCACCTCGAGGATTACGTCGAATCCATCGTCGAGGAACGGCGCGCGCGTCCCACCTTCCTCTACGACAATGACGGCAACAAGCTCGGCAAGGACATCATCTCGAAGCTGTGTGAAAGCCAGGTGGACGGCGACTTCCTGTCGACCGAGGAAATCACCGCGCTGATCGCGCTGGTGGTCGCCGGCGGCGGCGAGACCACCCGCGGCACGCTGATGAACATGTGGTACAGCCTGCTGCAGAAGACGGATCAGGCCGAAGCGGCGCTGGCTGATGAATCCCTGTGGGATGCCGTATTCCATGAGACGCTGCGCCACTCGAACCCGATCGGCGGCCAGCCGCGCCACGCCACGTTCGATGTGCAGATCCACGGCATGACGGTGCCGGCGGGCTCGCTGATCGAGATGGTCAACTTCTCCGGCAGCCATGACGAGCGGATCTTCGCCGATCCGGACAATTTCAACATCTTCCGGGCCGACCTCTACACCGGAAAACTGCTGCGCAGCGGCTTCCGCAAGGAGGGCAAGTGCAGCCATATGGCGTTTGGCGTCGGCCCGCATATGTGCCCGGGCGCATGGATTTCGCACCAGGAAGCGGTGGTGGGCTCGAAGATCCTGTCTCGGACCATGAAAAACCCCCGGATCAACCGCGACCGCATGCCCAAGGACATCGACGGCGTCAGCCTGGCGCCGATCGGCATCAACAAGACCCGCGAGCTTTGGCTCGACTACGATCTGACCTGAGGCAAGCGGCATGAGCACTGATGAGAAGCAGGCGGTCAGGCCGCCGTCCTACGGGGCCGGCGCCCCGGACAAGGACGCGTTTACCGGCCGCAACGGCGTGCCCCTGTATACGAGGAACGGCAACCAGAACGATTACCGGACCTATGAGGTCTATCAGCGCGAGCGGGTCAAGGAGGCCACCGACAAGATCCGCCCGATCCAGTTGATATCGCCCGAATTCATCAAGGACCCCTATCCGGTTCTCGAGATCCTGCGCGAGAATTATCCGTTCTACCGCGACTGGCTTGGCAACTCGTTCTGGGTCACCCGGTATGATGACGTGACATCGATCTTCACCGACGATGCCAATTTCGAGACACGGCCCAAGCGCTGGTTCTATGGCATCGAGGACCTCGGGCGCGATCTGGGACAGGAAGTGCCGGTGCTGACGGCGCAGGCCGCCCGGATCGATGCCAATGTGGCGCGCATCGCCGCCGAGATCGTTGACGGCTTCAGGGCCAATGGCGGCGCCGATCTTGCCATCGACTTCGCCGCGCGCCTGCCGTTGGAGTTGCTCGCCTGCGTGCTCGACCTGCCGAAGGAGGATTTCCCCACATTCGTCGATCGCTACTGGCGCATGCAGCGCGGCGCCATGTGGGAGCCGAAAAGCCGGCAGGCCGGACTCGGCGCCATCCAGGAACTGGTCGAGTATTTCCGGCCCATCCTCGCGGCACGGCGCGCCCGCCCGGGAGACGATCTCCTCTCGGCGATCGCCGGCCTCGACCTCGAGGACGGCCCCGCGACGGCGGAAGACGTGGTTGTGACCCTTCTTGAGCAGGATCACGAGACCCTGCATGGCGGCATCGCCAATATGTGGCTCCAGTTGATGACGCATCCGGAGCAACTCGACTTGGTGAAGCGCGAGCGGCGCATGGTGAAGTTTGCCTGGCTGGAAACGCTGCGGCATTCCACGCCGGTCGTGACGGCTAACCGCTTCTCGAGACACGAAGTCGAACGGTTCGGCCGGCTGATTCCGATCGGCGCCCTGCTGCATTGTTCGGCCGCCGCCGCCAACCGCGATCCGCGCCAATACAAGGAACCGGACCGGTTCATCGTCGGCCGGAAGGACCTGTGCCAGCGTGAGCCGCGCGGCCAATACCGGGCCGACGGTTTGCCTGCCGGCTTGGCATTCGGCCTGGGCAAGCCCACCAGGCATCCGGCCGTACCGGAAGACCGTCCGCGCTCCCTTTATGCGCTCTGCCGTGACACCGCGACGACAGCCTCGAACGTGCTCCTCGAAGCA comes from the Emcibacter sp. SYSU 3D8 genome and includes:
- a CDS encoding 4Fe-4S dicluster domain-containing protein, encoding MTYVISNACIDVKDMSCIEVCPVDCIYQEDEDRMVYIEPEQCIDCGVCVSACPVGAIFADHEIPPAAKDFIEINALYFTDKDAARAKSAERAGTSI
- a CDS encoding glutathione S-transferase family protein, yielding MKLYNFAAPNPQKVRIYAAEKGIALELVQVDVMNHQLRTPEMLAKNPLAVVPFLELDDGTVIRESLVIIEYLEELYPEPPMLGSTALERARIRELDRLAEFGLMVELANYVHHVSPFFADKGPQSPDAAKMAVNCYRKNLGVMDREIGGKPFVAGDRPSVADCTLYAILDFGDYVGLKDADEFPNVVRWRKTFATRPSASA
- a CDS encoding cytochrome P450; protein product: MNTEPFAAVFARALGADAGDLTEKAADGDFQDIFPLMPVGERVDMGSAPDGTPLIDPRIFFSAEFRRNPWPYYRLMRDHYPVYFNQLNNTYYVTRYDDMTECYFDDIGFNTIPKGSSNGVLGNVTHELSGVEHRRRRNLFGQHLVGKALENRVPAIERLAQEMIDDWASVDAPWCITNGNVRTIELGQAFADAFPVRVVCDVLGFPKEARGNFVYWYNSIMGGLGASETHKQGMEARQHLEDYVESIVEERRARPTFLYDNDGNKLGKDIISKLCESQVDGDFLSTEEITALIALVVAGGGETTRGTLMNMWYSLLQKTDQAEAALADESLWDAVFHETLRHSNPIGGQPRHATFDVQIHGMTVPAGSLIEMVNFSGSHDERIFADPDNFNIFRADLYTGKLLRSGFRKEGKCSHMAFGVGPHMCPGAWISHQEAVVGSKILSRTMKNPRINRDRMPKDIDGVSLAPIGINKTRELWLDYDLT